A single window of Sander lucioperca isolate FBNREF2018 chromosome 22, SLUC_FBN_1.2, whole genome shotgun sequence DNA harbors:
- the dlgap5 gene encoding disks large-associated protein 5 isoform X3 yields MDSRFAHLRQRDTSVSMLRVKMSRRRSQSQKENRERAVNTRRQLAKLQELEMSSLDASIMANMSTIQEKTLNNAKSAKSVAVEERLKQLERWKERKALEKEKEKRERERKGVFKTGMFHPKDTLTIPSLPVVPAALTRAKETKVNTAPSQNTRVTRSMKQQQVQRTPKVQDPNAAAKKAQPAVERSTRTRVKPAPGSFNHVCQVEPVVRALSTRSANRPPVTAAPLVKDKPKHKSADVRTTRSRAFVSHVAPPSDRERNFKATVTTIEPAVPMEPEMQETEDKPRPPSPAPCSEEEGMVVDQAPAGSLPAADPVEAFSSFAPEGFKFQAPTGLSSFKLEPLTPRSADAFLTPSPSFILPEVPPFSVEPQAEPSKPSPSLPRTSPTTAPPTPGIPLESKHDVLYFRSEIANETDRLTTLSVHWESKVEDESIPEEMRDCMRTAVGQARLLMKERFAQFSGLVDDCDLGRGERITTCMDLQGFWDMVYYQVEDVYKKFNALKEAESRGWVEEHKPPPPPRQRKGVKKPSAAPAKPTGTKVAAKSRLAAVKAAMKARQQAEKAAMDVGNNPAEPQPTDTVVFDGGFFQVESPARPSVMSVGSARRSSRLSAAVLPQASPCSSYLSPRRVSRRSLALAQTPLHTMASPAQPVHTPAHLSRALNRTPAQMPKSQRGTPQSSQKRKDTVNVSLCFSPVKEALSDDSQPEGSPARPSETVPTLENAASVPELSTATPVRSLPSISVVEEQDEPAEAVDVDLPLSPRLSLSPCKPTPAVSQAPEPQSLSFMLSPCVTPSQPSISFPPAVEAQESVCHTPDSSVVEEIPGLDFERYLQPSQRCSLSPRETVTLDTLSPMAVDVEMESPGAQSEHLLTQQEPAHPAEPSVLTLQSPKAQTAESMLLFTPDLKDRIRQSVCPSDLMVFTPPL; encoded by the exons ATGGATTCTCGATTTGCTCACCTGCGCCAGCGGGACACCAGTGTGTCCATGCTGAGGGTCAAAATGTCCCGTAGGAGATCTCAGTCCCAGAAGGAGAATCGAGAACGGGCCGTGAACACACGCAGGCAGTTGGCCAAGCTGCAAGAGCTGGAAATGTCTTCCCTGGATGCCTCCATCATGGCCAACATGTCAACCATTCAGGAAAAGACGCTGAACAATGCAAAATCTGCTAAAA GCGTGGCTGTGGAAGAGAGGTTGAAACAGCTTGAACGCTGGAAAGAACGTAAGGCTCTtgagaaggagaaagaaaagagagagagggagcgtaAAGGGGTATTTAAGACGGGCATGTTTCATCCAAAGGACACCCTTACCATTCCCTCGCTGCCTGTGGTCCCAGCTGCCTTAACCAGAGCTAAGGAG ACAAAAGTAAACACGGCTCCATCTCAGAATACCAGGGTCACGCGTTCAATGAAGCAGCAGCAAGTCCAGAGG ACTCCAAAGGTGCAGGATCCAAACGCTGCGGCAAAGAAAG CTCAGCCTGCTGTGGAGAGATCAACCAGGACCCGGGTCAAGCCTGCACCAGGTTCTTTTAACCATGTTTGTCAGG TAGAGCCTGTCGTACGAGCTTTGTCGACCAGGTCAGCCAACAGGCCTCCAGTTACAGCAGCTCCTCTGGTGAAAGACAAACCCAAGCACAAGTCTGCAG ATGTAAGAACCACAAGGAGCAGAGCATTTGTCAGCCATGTGGCCCCCCCTTCTGACCGAGAAAGGAACTTCAAAG CAACTGTCACCACTATTGAGCCTGCAGTGCCCAT GGAGCCTGAGATGCAGGAGACAGAGGACAAACCTCGTCCCCCAAGCCCGGCACCGTGCTCTGAAGAGGAAGGCATGGTGGTGGACCAAGCTCCGGCCGGCTCTCTCCCTGCTGCCGATCCCGTTGAAGCGTTTTCGTCTTTTGCTCCAGAGGGTTTTAAATTCCAGGCTCCCACCGGTTTGTCGTCCTTCAAGTTGGAGCCTCTCACTCCTCGCTCAGCAGACGCCTTCCTTACACCAAG CCCCAGCTTCATTCTTCCAGAGGTCCCCCCTTTCAGTGTCGAGCCTCAGGCTGAGCCAAGCAAACCCTCTCCCTCCCTACCGCGTACATCTCCCACAACGGCCCCTCCAACTCCAGGCATCCCCCTGGAATCAAAGCATGACGTACTATACTTTAG ATCGGAAATTGCCAATGAGACGGACAGACTGACGACTCTGAGTGTCCACTGGGAGTCTAAAGTGGAGGATGAGTCCATCCCAGAAGAGA TGAGAGACTGCATGCGTACTGCAGTAGGCCAGGCCAGGCTGTTGATGAAAGAGCGCTTTGCACAGTTCAGCGGTCTGGTGGACGACTGCGACCTGGGCCGAGGCGAGAGGATCACCACCTGCATGGACCTGCAGGGATTTTGGGACATGGTGTATTACCAG GTAGAGGATGTGTACAAGAAGTTTAACGCTCTCAAAGAAGCAGAGAGCCGGGGCTGGGTGGAGGAGCACAAGCCCCCACCACCGCCGCGACAGAGGAAAGGAGTGAAG AAACCATCAGCTGCACCTGCCAAGCCAACAGGAACTAAAGTAGCAGCCAAGTCTCGCCTAGCTGCTGTGAAAGCGGCCATGAAAGCCAGACAGCAGGCAGAGAAGGCAGCAATGGATGTCGGAAACAATCCAGCAGAGCCCCAACCCACTGACACGGTGGTCTTTGACGGAGGCTTCTTCCAGGTGGAGAGCCCAGCCAGACCATCAG TCATGTCTGTAGGTTCCGCAAGGAGATCCAGCCGTCTGAGTGCTGCTGTGTTGCCTCAGGCCTCTCCCTGCTCCAGCTACCTCTCGCCTAGAAGAGTCAGTCGGCGATCCCTTGCACTGGCACAGACTCCCCTTCACACCATGGCCTCTCCTGCTCAGCCCGTCCACACTCCTGCCCACCTCAGTCGTGCCCTCAACCGAACCCCAGCACAAATGCCAAAGTCTCAGCGTGGCACTCCTCAGTCATCCCAGAAGAGAAAAGACACTGTAAATGTCTCCCTTTGTTTCTCACCTGTCAAGGAAGCGCTTTCAGATGACAGCCAGCCTGAAGGAAGCCCTGCTCGCCCGTCAGAAACAGTCCCCACACTGGAAAACGCGGCTTCTGTTCCTGAATTGAGCACGGCCACACCCGTACGTTCACTTCCATCCATTTCTGTAGTCGAGGAGCAAGACGAGCCAGCTGAAGCGGTCGATGTtgacctccctctctctccaagACTTTCCCTCTCTCCGTGCAAACCAACTCCAGCAGTGTCCCAGGCCCCTGAGCCCCAATCTCTGAGTTTCATGTTGTCGCCCTGTGTGACTCCCAGCCAGCCTTCCATCTCCTTCCCTCCTGCTGTGGAGGCCCAGGAGTCTGTATGTCATACACCAGACAGCTCAGTTGTTGAG GAAATTCCTGGTTTGGACTTTGAGCGTTACCTCCAGCCTTCACAGAGATGCAGCCTGTCACCGCGGGAGACAGTCACCTTAGATACGCTGTCCCCCATGGCAGTGGATGTAGAAATGGAGAGTCCCGGAGCTCAGTCAGAGCACCTGCTTACTCAGCAAGAACCAG CACATCCAGCAGAGCCTTCCGTGTTAACTCTTCAGTCACCAAAg GCCCAAACAGCAGAGTCCATGCTTCTCTTCACCCCGGACCTGAAGGACCGGATACGCCAGTCTGTCTGTCCGAGTGACCTCATGGTCTTCACCCCTCCCCTCTAA